In Tachysurus fulvidraco isolate hzauxx_2018 chromosome 5, HZAU_PFXX_2.0, whole genome shotgun sequence, the genomic stretch gacaggacaggaagacaggggattgaaaagaaatacagcataatatgagggaagggaggagaaaaaaacaacccccagactatgCTCCTGTGAGGAGTATAGTGCGGGAACgggaaaaacacctcagcaacataagcacataaacagtacgccataaacacgacttgcaacaggggagaggggtggaggtaatccagcacaggcaagcagccatcaggtcctgcagcctttatcCTCGGAGCTGGTCACAGGCCCGCTTGTCAGACTGGTGGTACAAAGCGGCGAAGGCGTGGGATGGGGGGTGGGGAGTTAATGCATATCTTTaaacatgtgcgtgtgtgtgtgtttgtgtgtgtgtggtgtgtgtgtgtgtgtgtgtgtgtgtgtgtgtgtgtgtgtgtgtgtgtgtgtgtatgtatgtaagtgtgtagaCCTGGAGAGTCACTGCTCCCGGCTTCAGTTCTCGGGGCCACAGTCTagagccctgcgcgggactgtttttataaacccgcacccgcccgctcccgctgaatttctgaccaggaccgcccacacccgcaagctgcgtgttccactcccgcccgcacccacaatgtttgtgtccactcccgcggatttttttcttgagagcttgtgaaaatatTTTCTGACTGCCCACTCCtgcccggggcaaaggtgaaaccgcccgctcccACGAGATTTGCTTTGGGTCCCGCGGGTCCCACgagagcccaatcccaatgcagccctctaccacagtccgcaagattgtcatagcgatacacagcaagttgccatggagacagccttgatcaggtcccagacagtgtcaacaatcagcaggtgtctgtggaaATGGGGGGAGGAACGCAAGAGCGTCTCGCTGCAGTGCTCTTCCAAAGGAATTGTTGTTCCAACAGCAGCCTTGACCGAGGCCAGTGCTGGTTGAGGGGAGAGGAATCATGACGGGCAGCCTTGGGAGGTTTTGGACAGCTGTTACCGTTTTCTGATTTTCTCGATAAACCTAATACAGTCAGCAGAAGTCCTGTTATCATGGTTCCGAATAGGTAGATATCTTCaatgtcctccacggaaagagCCGTCAGACACACGACCTGCCACCTCTCCCACGCTTCCATCGTATAGCCAGCTGCGAACTTTCCGTCAGGACAGTCAGGTTCCCGCGAACCCAAGCTCCTCGTCgagaagatggtgtcaattgcgttgagagaccagtttatcaaatccatATTCAGACTTTTAGTTTGGAGAGCAGTGCggagagagtctctcaaagtataagacaatagacGAGACAAGAGGAGCAAAGCAGGGAAAGTAAGggggagtgagagggagagaaaatgcaaCCGCCTTCtttgagaagagaagagaataggTTGTTCTGCagacattacacaatattaaattTAGCTATAAATGGGTAAACATTATGACATGTCATTctgtaatttaaatgtaaactttaacaAATTGTTGCCATAGACAAAGACAAACTGGACTAGCAAATGTTGCAttatgtacaaaatgtacatgGTCCTATTAGTATAACACGAGTTATAGGTTTTCATGGTAAATATGTGTAATtaaaacatacatatatttttaatataattttattatttatatacactatttttctttttgcaaaataaaacattaaaaaaggcAGGTCTAAAAatctatttgctgtagttgattgtcaaaacatatatatattttaaatattttatattaaaatttattaattaaatatattaataaataaaatatttaatttagtaGAATATAGAGTCGAATAATAGAGTTTATTATTGTACATTTGTATCATGTGACACAATGAGTTTATATGTGTAATCACATATTTAATggtatattattaataatcatgAATCAGTTAAatactattaaatattaaatactactaaaattataataacaatagaaataatagtataattattattattgtcattctgtaatttatactgtacatgtaaccCTTAACAAATTGTTGCCatatgagaggaaaaaaatattttgggaTATGCTGTTATTCAATCACCATCCCTTTTACTCTATTTAATTTTACATACTTCTGTTCACATCTGTCATTATGAATATAGcctaataacctttattttgaAGATAAAGTTCTCCTTTTCTTGCATGGTAAGCATGcagtatgtgctgtgtgtgtaggtgctggATGTGGGTGACAGTGTGGTTATGCCAGGTTTAGTGGACTGTCATGTTCATGTCAATGAACCTGGTCGTACTTCTTGGGAAGGCTACAGGACTGCAACacgagcagcagcagcaggagggGTGACTACTATTGTAGACATGCCCctgtaagaacacacacacacacacacacacacacacacacacacacacacacacacacacacacacacacacacacacacacacacacacacacacacacacacacacacacacacacacacacacacacacactgtatgatCTCATATAGACATGTGGCCCTTCAACACAGTCCATAAGTGACTAATTACATAAATatgataaacaaaaatgtgttgTCTAATGTAGCATCTAAGCTTCATGACTTAgtgtaaatgaaaaagaaaaaaactaaaaacttgGCTCATTGTCATCCATAGCAATAGCATACCACCAACAACAAGTCTTGTGAACTTTCATGAAAAGTTGCAAGCTGCTACTGGGCAGTGTTTTGTGGACACAGCATACTGGGGTGGCGTTGTCCCTGGAAACCAAGTACTATCTTTTCCTTTATATATTAAGCAGATATTAATCTCTTTTGTTAAATGACACtaaaatgtattactttttGCATCATCTAACTTGCTCTTGTCtcaattttgtgtttgtgtattttaaaatacattttatagcagTAACTGTAGTGGCCCAGATCAATGACCCATCTATAACTAAGTAACAAAATAAGAGATAAGCAATGTATTCATTCAGAATTGGCTTTATTTAGGGCTTGAAATTGAACTAAATTTTCAACTTTGTTTCTTCTTTGTGTCCTCCTTTCTATCTCTCTGAGCCTTTAGTTGGAGCTGAGGCCCATGGTACAGGCCGGAGTGGCTGGATTCAAGTGCTTTCTCATCCACAGTGGAGTTGAGGAATTTCCTCATGTTAGCGAGAAGGACCTGCATGCTGCAATGAAGCAACTCCAGGGCACAAAAAGTGTTTTACTGGTGAGCAACTAGCTGATGATTCTTCACTGACTGTTTGGTTTCTGTGGCTTCTCTCTCAGATCTCTGCACTCATTAAATATCCCAAATTTTTGGAGCAAAACATTGTGAGAACAGGgtgaatgtaattattattaacgaAATGGTTCATTATGAGAGCTCTGTACTCATTATTGTGAGTTTAAGATGCAACAGCATACATAgacacataaatacaaatattatttaatgaatAGTTCATTTTCATATCATTTGAAAAACCTATTAAGGAAGGGGTAAAGGGTGGATCCACAAGTGTGGACTTTTTCACTACTACTTTCACTGCTATGATTCTGTTCCCTGCTGTATTTAGTTTCACGCAGAACAGGAGGTCCATCCACCCGCAGCAGAGGAGGGGGGTAAGAAAATATTGGTTTTCTTAGTATGcatgtaataataaatgcatcattctaaaaaaatatatttactacaATTGGCCTCATGTGTAACcccaatacaaataaatgtatgtttattcatttgatttattCCAAAGTAAATTCTTTCTTGCTCAGATCCATGTGAATACTCAACGTTTCTGAGGTCCAGACCAGATGTCATGGAGCTGGAGGCCATTCAGACTGTAACACAACTCTGCCTTCAGTACCAGTCAGTCAACCAACATTTAGTCCATTAATTTATTGATCATttgaaattttattattttaacagtgTTTCTTTATAAAATTGAAATTAGTTTATGTTCTGATATCATTAGCTTAAAGACACACAACAGATTTTGCGATCTTTTATAGAGTGAGATGCCACATTGTTCACCTGTCATCAGCCGAGCCTCTGGGGCTGATCCGAGCAGCTCGACAGGCTGGAGCTCCATTAACAGTGGAGACAACACACCACTATCTCACCCTGAACTCAGAGAACATCCCATCAGGGGCCACACAGTTCAAGTGTTGTCCTCCTATTCGGAACAGAGCCAACCAGGTTAAATAACACAGATTTGTGAATCATTTCTTCCCGAACAGATCAGATATTAGTGCAGAAACTGGTCTACAGTTTTTACAGTTTTAACTTGTTCAGAGGAAGTTGCATAAGAGAAGCTCTATTTAAAACTAAGGATATTAATTAGCAGAGTATTAACTTGTTTTAAATTGAAAAACGTAaatgttgatatggtgaagccAAAAAGAGTCCATTTAATTTTTTAGGGAAGggatttattttgtaacagtCAGTAGGTTTGCCATTGGAAACCCAGAGGGTTTTTGCCTTTTCCAGTATCTTTGTAACATGCCATgctgtgctttatttttttatttttatttttttttttttatcaattttaagaaaatgagaaagaTAAAACAGAGAAGCTAGTGAGAGTGCAGGTGCTGATACATGATAACAGTAATTAGCTTAATCTTTTCTAATTTCAACCATTAATCCCTGAGAGTGATGGCTTATGTATGCTTTATAACATTTCTTGAATTCTGTGTTTGGGTCATTTGTATACTAATCAACAGAGGAAAAGAAATCAAAGCCTTTCTTCTCAAACAGCATGGCAGATATTGAGATGAGTGGATAATTTAAGTTTAGCTTTTGGTAGACTTGTACAGTAATtcaattttaaattatattcatgaaaataaagccatggtaaacaaaacaaacaaatttaaatatggCAAGAAAGAGTTTTTtgttaatatcattattattactattcttATTACTAGGAGCAACTGTGGTGTGCACTAAGAGCTGGTGATATTGACATGGTCGTATCTGATCACTCGCCTTGCACTCCTGAGCTGAAGCGGTTGGACAGTGGGGATTTCACCCAGGCATGGGGTGGCATTTCTTCTCTCCAGTTTGGTATGTTTTTTGGGTCAAAGTTCTGCTAGATTCAAAGAGCACTTTAACACTGGCTCATGGTCTGTTTACTTGACCAATCTAATAATTTACAGCCACATGTTTAAAGATCAGCATAAAATGACTACTCAAATAACACTCTATTCTAACTGTGCTCAAAAACAATAACTAATACCTTTTTGTTATGTTATCatataaaagttaaaagtatagataaaagataaatagataaaagttGTAAATTGTGAGTTAATACTGTAGAAAATACTGTAGAATATTGCTGTTACCAAATTCTGTAAAACTGACAAAAATATATCAGGTTTTGAACCAAATTTCAGTTTTGGGTTTCAAACATACTTAGACACTTTAACTTAAAAAGGCTATTAGTATATTTCACCAAAATGGAAATGTTGGTGGAAATGATTTTAGTTAAGAATTGTTTTCAATACTGAAGGCTTTCTGTGTGTCTAAGCTGTCAGTTTTACACATGTGTAAGTGTTATAAATTGTCAGCAGGCTAGTATTTATTAGTAGTaggtattttatgtattatatactaaatgtaatgtaaattaatAACAGTTGCTTTCACACAATGTGTTGGGTGTCTTTCAGTGGTATTTCCTCCAGTTTTAATCAGATTGGTAGATACTTCTGTGTGGTAATGAAACAGACATAAGCTTTCAGATTGTATGTAAATAATGACTTAATAATGAAAATACTGTACCCAAGTTGAAATGTAATTAAGTGTCAGTCTGTAAAATGCTAAATCTTTACATTTGGATAAGATGTATTCGAACATATTTCAGTTCTAACTTGAAGTTTATATCTTTTTTagaataatatagaatataaagaAACTATAGGAAAATTAAATATGCATATATTTAGATTCTGTGTGATTCACAACCCATTTGTATCTCTTTTTTTCAAGGTCTGCCTTTGTTTTGGACCTCAGCTCATAAGAGAGGTTTTGCTTTTCCTGATGTTGTAAAACTCCTGTGCAAAGAACCTGCACGTCTTTGTCGCCTTGACAACCAAAAAGGCAGCCTCATGCCAGGTTATGATGCAGATTTAGTCATCTGGGATCCAGAGAAGGAATTTACAGTGAGTAAAGGAGGATTTTCTATTTCACAGCACTCTACCTGTGTGTTAATATCCACCTGTAACAGAATTAATAATTGGGGTGTTTTTGTATTAGCAATCTCAATGTTTTAAAGCTTACTTCTAATAACCTTtgaaatctaataaaatatgtaatatctATGTAAGACATATTTGTGATTATATGCAGTACACTGAATATAACCTGTACTTCTTGTCATGTTCTAGGTAAAAGAggaaaacatacattttaaaaataaagtgagtgacttatttattctttatttctgaGCACAAGGTGCTTGGACTTAACCTTAACActttttttactctgttttcAGCTGACTCCATATAGGGGCTTGACTTTATGTGGGGAAGTGAAGGGTACAATTGTTCGAGGAAAACTTGTGTACTTCAATGGCTCCTTTAGTCCTCAGCCACTAGGACAGAATTTACTCATAAATCAGACACTAAAGGCTTCCCTGTGAAACTCCTTCAATTCAACCACTTGCTTCACATCCCAAGATTTTTTCTAGTCTTCCCTCCAATTCTTAAGGagtatttctttctctttatagATGTTCTATGGACGTGGCTCTGTTGGATTAAGGGCCTGTAAAGTCTGTTTCATGTTACACGATTGTACTGTTACATGATCAAAAATGtgcttttacttttactaaTTCCAAGTCCAGCGGTTATTACATTAGTTTGCATTtatggatgtggtagcttagttgttaaggtgttggaatactgatctgaaggttgtgagtttgaaacccagggccaccaagctgctactgccgggcccctgaacaaggcccttatccAACAATTGCTTAgctgtatatgaaataattgtAAGTCGCTGTAGATAAGGACATCCGCCAAATACTATAACTGTaca encodes the following:
- the zgc:103559 gene encoding allantoinase, mitochondrial isoform X1, with the translated sequence METGSTVRAVKSLKVLIGDEVRPALITIMDGKIHNILTDPSTAAQEGVKVLDVGDSVVMPGLVDCHVHVNEPGRTSWEGYRTATRAAAAGGVTTIVDMPLNSIPPTTSLVNFHEKLQAATGQCFVDTAYWGGVVPGNQLELRPMVQAGVAGFKCFLIHSGVEEFPHVSEKDLHAAMKQLQGTKSVLLFHAEQEVHPPAAEEGDPCEYSTFLRSRPDVMELEAIQTVTQLCLQYQVRCHIVHLSSAEPLGLIRAARQAGAPLTVETTHHYLTLNSENIPSGATQFKCCPPIRNRANQEQLWCALRAGDIDMVVSDHSPCTPELKRLDSGDFTQAWGGISSLQFGLPLFWTSAHKRGFAFPDVVKLLCKEPARLCRLDNQKGSLMPGYDADLVIWDPEKEFTVKEENIHFKNKLTPYRGLTLCGEVKGTIVRGKLVYFNGSFSPQPLGQNLLINQTLKASL
- the zgc:103559 gene encoding allantoinase, mitochondrial isoform X2 — encoded protein: MPGLVDCHVHVNEPGRTSWEGYRTATRAAAAGGVTTIVDMPLNSIPPTTSLVNFHEKLQAATGQCFVDTAYWGGVVPGNQLELRPMVQAGVAGFKCFLIHSGVEEFPHVSEKDLHAAMKQLQGTKSVLLFHAEQEVHPPAAEEGDPCEYSTFLRSRPDVMELEAIQTVTQLCLQYQVRCHIVHLSSAEPLGLIRAARQAGAPLTVETTHHYLTLNSENIPSGATQFKCCPPIRNRANQEQLWCALRAGDIDMVVSDHSPCTPELKRLDSGDFTQAWGGISSLQFGLPLFWTSAHKRGFAFPDVVKLLCKEPARLCRLDNQKGSLMPGYDADLVIWDPEKEFTVKEENIHFKNKLTPYRGLTLCGEVKGTIVRGKLVYFNGSFSPQPLGQNLLINQTLKASL